From a single Glycine soja cultivar W05 chromosome 19, ASM419377v2, whole genome shotgun sequence genomic region:
- the LOC114398578 gene encoding uncharacterized protein LOC114398578 has translation MVRTRASQRRRPTAFARRQLEAIPIAENVHHVDDAVDEVHKQPQEAAIDDKVVDAQGFLGGPHDTLVLTAYVDHAAVIVWNEELSSHGRKVQKFGRATVEIEGLVAAIGLSPLIACSLDTGDWRLISTFVESAFHSFETLHVDEAVLLLVELLKVSADEARAKTIQCCTLFANKSATHMHVVFLDTFRDLDQSGSYAWGTAALVHMYGNLNDASKSSDKQLLEYIILLQCWIYEHFPFVVEAITVEDYHERKPCACCWTSGKALPVSTYRKRLDRLTSDGVCWMPYGDHHAIREFELISLFSGHIRWGPVVVIHRPERLVLMFRLFLHTLRLQDYA, from the exons ATGGTTAGAACTAGAG CTTCCCAGCGACGAAGGCCCACAGCATTTGCACGTAGGCAACTGGAAGCTATCCCTATTGCTGAGAATGTTCATCACGTGGATGACGCAGTTGACGAGGTCCACAAACAACCTCAAGAAGCAGCCATTGATGATAAAGTTGTTGATGCCCAAGGTTTTCTAGGCGGGCCACATGACACATTAGTTCTGACTGCCTATGTTGATCATGCTGCAGTCATTGTTTGGAATGAAgag ttatcctcccatggaaggaagGTTCAGAAATTCGGCAGGGCTACTGTAGAGATTGAAGGCTTAGTTGCTGCCATTGGATTAAGTCCTTTGATTGCATGTTCCTTGGACACTGGCGATTGGAGACTTATATCGACTTTTGTAGAGA GCGCCTTCCATAGCTTTGagactcttcatgttgatgAAGCGGTGTTGCTATTAGTCGAATTACTTAAAGTGAGTGCAGATGAAGCAAGAGCTAAGACAATACAAT gttgcactctttttgctaacaagagtgcaacacaCATGCATGTGGTGTTCTTGGACACTTTTCGAGACCTCGACCAAAGTGGAAGCTACGCATGGGGAACTGCAGCCCTAGTGCATATGTACGGCAATTTGAATGATGCATCTAAAAGCAGCGACAAACAACTTCTCGAATATATCATACTATTACAG TGTTGGATTTATGAGCATTTTCCATTTGTTGTTGAGGCTATTACTGTTGAAGATTAtcatgaaaggaaaccatgTGCTTGTTGCTGGACCTCTGGGAAGGCATTACCAGTGTCGACGTATCGGAAGCGTCTAGATAGATTGACGTCTGATGGTGTTTGCTGGATGCCTTACGGTGACCACCATGCAATTAGAGAATTTGAGCTGATTTCTTTGTTTTCCGGACATATCCGATGGGGTCCAGTTGTTGTCATACATCGACCAGAGAGGCTTGTGCTTATGTTCAGACTATTCCTCCACACTCTCCGGCTTCAAGATTATGCTTAG